The following are encoded together in the Malaya genurostris strain Urasoe2022 chromosome 3, Malgen_1.1, whole genome shotgun sequence genome:
- the LOC131434279 gene encoding uncharacterized protein LOC131434279, with protein MIECDNATNFKGAKRELDELAKLFASQQHQELVTRSCSMEGITFKFIPPRSPNFGGLWEAAVKSMKKHLLSTIGNVILYQDEFHTLLTQIESCLNSRPLTELNSDPNDLEVLTPGHFLVHQPLVAIPEPSLEGVPSNRLDRWQQTQEYVSRIWKQWQSEYLSGLQPRTQWTQQRNNVSVGTMVLLKEDNLPPLKWRFGRVVQVFSGEDGNIRVVTVRTKDGEFRRGISKICVLPVRNLSKSDSG; from the coding sequence ATGATTGAATGTGATAATGCGACTAATTTCAAAGGGGCCAAACGAGAATTGGATGAACTTGCTAAATTATTTGCCTCTCAACAACATCAAGAACTAGTAACTCGTAGTTGTTCGATGGAAGgaattacatttaaatttattccTCCTAGATCCCCCAATTTTGGTGGACTCTGGGAGGCAGCCGTCAAATCAATGAAGAAACATCTACTCAGTACAATCGGAAATGTTATTTTATACCAAGATGAATTTCATACGTTACTCACCCAAATTGAAAGCTGCCTCAACTCACGTCCACTCACGGAACTTAACTCAGACCCCAACGACCTGGAAGTACTAACTCCGGGCCACTTTCTGGTGCACCAACCGCTAGTCGCTATTCCAGAGCCGAGTCTCGAAGGCGTACCATCCAACCGATTAGATCGATGGCAGCAAACACAGGAATACGTCAGTCGAATTTGGAAGCAGTGGCAATCGGAATACCTATCTGGACTGCAACCTCGTACCCAATGGACTCAACAACGAAATAATGTTTCGGTGGGAACCATGGTCTTGCTGAAGGAGGACAATCTCCCGCCACTCAAATGGAGATTTGGACGCGTGGTTCAAGTTTTTTCGGGCGAGGACGGCAACATAAGAGTAGTCACCGTTAGGACTAAAGATGGCGAATTTCGGCGCGGAATTTCCAAGATTTGCGTACTGCCTGTTCGAAACCTTTCAAAATCCGATAGTGGTTAA
- the LOC131434280 gene encoding uncharacterized protein LOC131434280, which translates to MIEDEKAELNHADGEIDNDGSILHDRSLNSREEFEMTYLKLKAFLQSELRKNTCLSDQINVNHVERLPTAPPSQLRVKLPEIKLHFFYGSIKEWPTFRDSFKSVIDSAQQLSNVDKFSYLISSLFKEAKRVVEAIDVTSENYFVAWEMLQRRYENKYLIVKSYVDSLFAVEPMKKECHESLNRLVDEFDRNLMMLEKVGEETESWSTLVMFMLSSRLDPSTIRHWETYRKSTNVPTYDELAEFLRGHSRILQSVATTKIRSVDAHRSTTSTTRNTFHRLNSTLSAISPPQKSCPFCKLTVHSPFNCEMFRKLTATQRFDAAKKNALCINCLSPTHVVKNCSSGTCRVCNQKHHTMLHQRTNMSNSQSNQSSVNKPLAVCSQPSSSSTASMKLSPASQTRSPVQSAENQAPTVSALSTNYLSLPSEIERGKVPSTVLLSTALVKVFNSCGSFLWARALLDSGSQLNFVSEQLIQKLELKRVREFVPISGIGHCSTASKYSTTVRLQSHSTDFEACWKFHVLSRITTELPSQTVDGVQIEWPSEIVLADPSFNQRCPIDLIFGVESFYDILREGQIKTYPNKPVLQNTALGWVVSGRACLAASSSTINLAHICATSSIEEQLSRFWEIESCQIKSNLSVEESACEEHFAKTTTRDPSGRFVVALPKRNSMISRLGNSKEIATHRFLSLERRLNSNSHLKEAYSAFINEYAYLGHMKLIDDSAEAELNYPTYYLPHHCVVRPDSITTKLRVVFDASCATDTGVSLNDSLLVGPLVQDDLFAIVLRFRLPQFAIISDIEKMYRQILVCDADQPLQRILWRDSPMQPIRSYQLTTVTYGTSSAPYLATKTLQKLAEISSEGFPAAANAIRRDFYMDDMLTGVDSVEEGHELYKQLTQVMQSAGFQLRKWASNDPEILEVIPPSLRDERTVFDFHLPVAPIKTLGLQWDTTTDMFLFEAPKHSNQLPITKRVVLSDIARLFDPLGLVGPVVVQAKLFMQELWREGSNWDDSLSDSRQRKWLEFRNDLHALSLMKIPRWVVSTSLAVSLELHGFCDASEKAYGASIYFGQSPHVEAFIQNC; encoded by the coding sequence ATGATAGAAGATGAAAAAGCAGAACTAAACCACGCGGATGGTGAAATTGACAATGATGGTTCTATACTTCATGATCGGAGTCTAAATTCTCGTGAAGAATTCGAGATGACATATCTAAAGTTAAAGGCGTTTCTACAATCAGAATTGCGTAAAAACACATGTCTCTCAGATCAGATAAATGTTAACCATGTTGAGCGATTACCAACAGCCCCGCCATCTCAATTAAGAGTGAAACTACCGGAAATTAAACTCCATTTTTTTTATGGATCCATCAAAGAATGGCCTACTTTCCGTGACTCCTTCAAATCAGTAATTGATTCCGCTCAACAGCTCAGTAATGTAGATAAATTTTCGTATTTGATTTCGTCATTGTTCAAGGAAGCAAAACGCGTAGTTGAGGCGATTGATGTAACTTCCGAAAATTATTTCGTGGCATGGGAGATGCTGCAAAGACGTTACGAAAACAAATATTTAATTGTTAAATCGTACGTAGATTCACTGTTTGCGGTAGAGCCGATGAAGAAAGAGTGTCACGAGTCATTGAATCGCCTGGTTGATGAATTTGACAGAAATTTAATGATGTTAGAAAAGGTTGGTGAAGAAACGGAGAGTTGGAGTACATTGGTCATGTTTATGTTGAGTTCTCGTCTCGATCCTTCAACAATTCGTCATTGGGAAACTTATCGCAAATCAACAAACGTTCCCACGTACGATGAACTGGCAGAATTTTTACGGGGCCACAGCCGTATCCTTCAGTCCGTAGCAACCACTAAAATTCGTTCGGTTGATGCTCATCGGTCGACTACTTCGACTACTCGTAATACATTTCATAGGTTAAACTCAACTCTATCTGCAATCTCGCCTCCTCAGAAATCCTGTCCGTTCTGCAAACTTACCGTTCATTCACCGtttaactgtgaaatgtttcgaAAATTGACCGCAACCCAGCGTTTTGATGCTGCTAAAAAGAATGCACTGTGTATAAATTGCCTTTCGCCAACGCATGTAGTGAAGAATTGTTCAAGTGGAACTTGTCGAGTGTGTAACCAGAAACACCATACTATGCTACATCAACGAACCAACATGTCGAATAGTCAATCGAACCAATCTTCAGTTAACAAACCTCTTGCGGTATGTTCACAACCTTCATCCTCTTCTACAGCTTCCATGAAGCTATCACCTGCTTCTCAAACACGCAGTCCAGTACAGTCTGCTGAGAACCAAGCCCCCACAGTCTCCGCTCTATCTACCAACTACCTATCGTTGCCTTCTGAAATCGAACGTGGAAAGGTTCCTTCGACAGTGTTACTTTCAACGGCTCTTGTAAAGGTGTTTAATTCTTGTGGAAGTTTTCTATGGGCTCGCGCTCTTCTTGATTCTGGATCTCAATTGAATTTCGTATCGGAGCAACTTATTCAGAAACTTGAACTGAAACGTGTAAGAGAGTTTGTTCCAATCAGCGGCATTGGACACTGCTCTACGGCGTCGAAATATTCAACCACCGTTCGCCTTCAGTCACATAGTACTGATTTTGAAGCATGCTGGAAATTCCACGTTCTTTCCAGGATTACAACGGAGCTACCTTCTCAAACAGTTGATGGAGTTCAAATTGAGTGGCCTTCAGAAATCGTACTGGCCGATCCTTCATTCAATCAGCGTTGTCCTATTGACCTGATATTCGGAGTGGAGAGCTTTTATGATATTTTGCGGGAAGGGCAAATAAAAACCTACCCGAATAAACCAGTGTTGCAGAACACCGCTCTAGGATGGGTGGTATCGGGAAGGGCTTGCCTAGCTGCTTCATCATCGACTATTAACCTTGCGCATATTTGTGCAACCTCGTCCATAGAAGAACAATTATCTCGTTTTTGGGAGATTGAATCTTGCCAAATAAAGAGCAATCTATCAGTAGAGGAGTCCGCGTGTGAGGAACATTTCGCTAAAACCACTACACGGGATCCTTCCGGCCGATTCGTCGTAGCATTGCCAAAGCGAAACTCGATGATTTCAAGATTAGGAAACTCCAAGGAAATTGCTACTCATCGTTTTCTCTCTCTCGAACGACGTCTCAACTCAAACTCCCATCTAAAAGAAGCCTATTCAGCCTTCATCAACGAGTACGCCTATCTTGGACACATGAAACTGATTGATGACTCTGCTGAAGCTGAATTGAATTACCCAACCTATTATTTACCACATCATTGCGTCGTTCGACCAGATAGTATCACCACGAAACTTCGCGTCGTCTTCGATGCTTCATGCGCTACGGACACAGGAGTGTCTTTAAATGACTCACTGTTGGTGGGTCCACTCGTGCAAGATGACCTATTCGCAATTGTATTAAGATTTCGTCTGCCTCAATTTGCTATCATCTCTGACATTGAGAAGATGTACCGTCAAATTCTCGTTTGTGATGCTGATCAACCACTGCAGCGAATTTTATGGAGAGACTCCCCTATGCAACCTATTCGCAGCTACCAGCTCACAACCGTTACTTACGGCACCTCGTCAGCACCTTATCTTGCTACAAAGACCCTTCAAAAACTGGCAGAAATTAGCTCGGAAGGTTTTCCCGCTGCAGCAAATGCCATTAGACGTGACTTCTACATGGACGACATGCTCACTGGTGTCGATAGCGTAGAAGAAGGTCATGAACTCTACAAACAGTTAACACAAGTAATGCAATCTGCAGGTTTTCAACTCCGTAAATGGGCCTCAAATGATCCCGAAATTCTCGAGGTCATTCCGCCTTCACTTAGAGACGAACGAACAGTCTTCGATTTCCACTTACCAGTAGCACCCATAAAAACACTAGGACTGCAGTGGGATACAACGACAGATATGTTTCTGTTTGAAGCCCCGAAACACAGCAACCAGCTACCAATTACTAAACGAGTGGTTTTATCGGATATCGCACGTCTTTTCGACCCGTTGGGACTAGTTGGTCCTGTGGTCGTTCAAGCCAAACTGTTTATGCAAGAACTTTGGCGAGAAGGTAGTAACTGGGATGACTCGCTCAGTGACTCCCGTCAGCGCAAATGGTTGGAATTTCGCAATGATCTTCACGCTCTTTCGTTAATGAAAATTCCTCGATGGGTTGTATCGACATCACTTGCTGTTTCCTTGGAATTGCATGGCTTTTGCGACGCATCGGAAAAGGCTTATGGTGCCAGTATTTATTTCGGACAGTCTCCGCATGTGGAAGCATTCATACAAAATTGTTGA